One window of Bacteroidales bacterium genomic DNA carries:
- a CDS encoding PspC domain-containing protein, which yields MQRQGLYRSRKDRVFGGVAGGIARSLNADPAIVRLIFALMIIVGGGGILLYLILWIAIPEEPFQFYQENEAAGGANPVNEEASPGSPIPQVVYPPRRNNGTLIAGLILIAIGAIFLADRFLPNIRIHLHDFWPLIIVIAGIALIFSSLSGIKKS from the coding sequence ATGCAACGACAAGGACTTTACCGCAGCCGCAAAGACCGGGTTTTTGGCGGTGTCGCCGGTGGCATTGCCCGGTCATTAAATGCTGATCCTGCCATTGTCAGGCTAATTTTTGCCCTTATGATCATTGTTGGAGGGGGGGGTATTTTATTATACCTGATCCTTTGGATCGCCATACCTGAAGAACCTTTTCAATTTTATCAGGAAAATGAGGCTGCGGGAGGGGCAAATCCCGTCAATGAGGAAGCATCACCGGGTTCTCCAATTCCTCAGGTGGTGTATCCACCACGGCGGAATAACGGTACGCTGATCGCCGGTCTGATACTGATTGCCATTGGCGCAATATTTCTTGCCGATCGATTTTTACCCAATATCCGTATCCATTTACATGACTTCTGGCCCCTGATCATCGTAATTGCAGGAATTGCCCTGATTTTCAGCAGCCTCTCCGGAATAAAAAAATCTTAG
- a CDS encoding HAMP domain-containing histidine kinase, which translates to MKKNLFQLIILINSIALLGIFFTQIYYVREAYNLMDEQFTGSVRIALKGVSDQMLNFELKKSGKKSGSNMENPPANLPDIHDLNLNLLNFKISEEFNCMKIGKGYEFAIIDLRDGSIVTGIYERYGKELVSSHHQVPMIGFFDSDHYVLSAYFPDEQNLILMRMVNWIILSIIFAIILIIGFPYSLYIFNRQKKVSGMKSDFINNMTHEFKTPIATISLASEMLMKKSILEDPARTQRYAKIIFDENTRLQNHVEQILSVSLLERGQFRLKKREIDVHEIINEVIENFGLTVKERNGEIKTHYCANKFHIYADKVHLTNVITNLLDNANKYSPEAPWIRIGTQNTDRGLIISVEDRGIGISLENQQQIFKKLYRVPTGNIYNVKGFGIGLYYVKTIVEAHGGHINLKSELNKGSRFDVYLPFVLKSAKDYDQHETTDSSR; encoded by the coding sequence ATGAAGAAGAATCTTTTTCAGCTGATCATCTTAATAAACTCCATAGCATTGCTGGGAATTTTCTTCACGCAGATATATTATGTGAGGGAGGCTTACAACCTGATGGATGAGCAGTTCACCGGCAGTGTGAGGATTGCATTAAAGGGGGTTTCGGACCAGATGCTGAATTTCGAGTTGAAAAAGTCTGGAAAAAAATCCGGTTCCAATATGGAAAATCCACCTGCTAATTTGCCGGATATCCATGATCTGAACCTTAACCTGCTTAATTTCAAGATTAGTGAAGAGTTCAATTGCATGAAAATCGGAAAAGGGTATGAATTTGCTATTATAGATTTGAGGGATGGTTCAATAGTTACCGGGATTTATGAACGCTATGGGAAAGAACTGGTTTCTTCCCACCATCAGGTTCCTATGATAGGTTTCTTTGATTCTGATCATTATGTATTATCAGCCTATTTCCCGGACGAGCAAAACCTGATCCTGATGAGGATGGTGAACTGGATTATCCTTTCTATCATATTCGCCATAATCCTTATCATTGGCTTTCCTTATTCCCTATATATTTTTAACCGCCAGAAGAAGGTTTCGGGAATGAAATCCGATTTTATCAATAATATGACCCATGAGTTTAAGACCCCGATTGCAACCATCTCTTTAGCGAGTGAAATGCTCATGAAAAAATCCATCTTGGAGGATCCTGCCAGAACTCAGCGGTACGCTAAAATTATTTTCGATGAAAACACCCGGTTGCAAAATCATGTAGAACAGATTCTAAGCGTATCCTTGCTGGAGAGAGGACAATTCCGACTGAAGAAAAGAGAGATCGATGTGCATGAGATTATCAATGAAGTGATTGAAAATTTTGGCTTAACCGTTAAGGAAAGGAATGGGGAAATTAAGACTCATTATTGTGCGAATAAATTCCATATTTATGCTGATAAGGTGCATTTGACAAATGTCATCACAAATTTGCTTGACAATGCGAACAAATATTCCCCTGAAGCGCCGTGGATAAGAATAGGCACGCAAAATACCGATAGGGGCCTCATCATTTCAGTTGAGGACAGGGGAATTGGTATAAGTCTCGAAAACCAGCAACAGATTTTTAAAAAACTATATCGGGTCCCAACCGGAAACATATATAATGTAAAAGGCTTTGGCATTGGATTATACTATGTCAAAACCATTGTTGAAGCCCATGGTGGTCATATAAATTTAAAAAGCGAATTGAATAAGGGAAGCAGATTTGATGTATATTTACCCTTCGTTTTAAAATCGGCAAAGGATTATGACCAACACGAAACCACGGATTCTTCTCGTTGA
- a CDS encoding response regulator transcription factor — MTNTKPRILLVEDDPNLSIVLQDYLEMMNYDITLCRNGKEGLLAFRNSQFHLCILDIMMPVMDGFTLAEEIKKINEAIPIVFLTAKSLKEDRIKGFRLGCDDYIMKPFSTEELSLRIQAILKRYMAQLQTSVKEEEPLYLIGRYIFDHKNMILRLDEEERVLTRKENALLKLLYENRNHLLAREIALKSVWGNDDYFIGRSMDVFIAKLRKYLKEDPTIYITNVHGTGFKLEAK, encoded by the coding sequence ATGACCAACACGAAACCACGGATTCTTCTCGTTGAAGATGATCCTAATTTAAGCATTGTCCTTCAGGATTACCTCGAGATGATGAATTATGATATCACACTTTGCAGAAATGGAAAAGAAGGTCTCCTGGCTTTCCGTAACAGCCAGTTTCATTTATGTATTCTCGACATCATGATGCCGGTCATGGATGGGTTCACGCTTGCCGAAGAGATTAAAAAGATCAATGAAGCGATTCCGATTGTTTTTCTTACAGCCAAATCACTGAAAGAGGACCGTATCAAAGGATTCCGCCTTGGATGCGATGATTATATCATGAAACCTTTCAGCACGGAAGAACTCAGCCTGCGCATTCAGGCTATTCTGAAACGTTATATGGCCCAATTGCAGACATCGGTCAAGGAAGAAGAGCCATTGTACCTAATAGGAAGATATATTTTTGATCATAAAAATATGATACTCCGGCTTGATGAAGAAGAAAGGGTCCTCACGCGCAAAGAAAACGCCCTTTTAAAATTACTTTATGAAAACCGGAACCATTTGCTTGCCCGCGAAATTGCCTTAAAATCAGTCTGGGGTAATGATGATTATTTTATCGGGCGCAGTATGGACGTCTTTATCGCCAAACTCCGGAAGTACTTAAAAGAAGATCCTACCATTTATATCACTAACGTCCATGGAACGGGATTCAAGCTGGAAGCAAAGTAA
- a CDS encoding DUF5668 domain-containing protein, protein MKTKNIIWGLILVLIGVLFILKNLDIIYFSWYSLWRLWPLLLVLIGVTILPVKDGIKVVLTIIVLIAAAFFLISFPNFHNWNDDRSINNSRDRIDDKDPQDIDQRIFEAYDSTINEADLIFDAAAGNFKIGQSTDELFEFDREGNLGRYTYSIKDLGTKREIRIELEEGRIIRTDLRNKVTMKLNTNPVWDIKVDVGAANIELDLSSFKIRKLEIDGGASSINIRLGTLQAESKIKINSGASSIDIKVPQEFACEVNTSTVLSSKDLEGFNKVGNGTYVTPDFSDKTKNIVIEVEAAVSSLNVERY, encoded by the coding sequence ATGAAAACGAAAAATATTATTTGGGGCTTAATCCTGGTCCTGATCGGGGTTCTGTTCATTCTGAAAAACCTTGATATCATTTATTTCAGCTGGTACAGTCTCTGGAGGCTATGGCCATTGCTGCTGGTCCTGATCGGGGTTACCATCTTGCCGGTTAAAGATGGCATCAAGGTAGTCCTGACTATCATCGTTTTGATAGCTGCTGCTTTTTTCCTGATTTCTTTCCCTAATTTTCATAATTGGAATGATGACAGGTCGATTAACAATTCCCGGGACAGGATTGATGACAAGGATCCTCAGGACATTGACCAACGGATCTTTGAGGCTTATGACAGCACTATTAATGAGGCAGATCTCATATTTGATGCCGCTGCAGGGAATTTCAAGATAGGGCAGTCAACTGACGAGCTATTTGAATTTGACCGGGAAGGGAATCTGGGCAGATATACATACTCTATCAAGGATCTCGGGACAAAACGGGAAATCAGGATTGAACTGGAAGAAGGCCGGATTATAAGGACCGACCTGAGAAACAAAGTTACAATGAAGCTCAACACGAACCCGGTTTGGGATATCAAAGTCGATGTAGGTGCTGCCAATATTGAGCTGGACCTGTCTTCATTTAAAATCCGTAAACTTGAAATTGACGGGGGTGCTTCTTCCATCAATATTCGGCTGGGCACCCTTCAGGCCGAAAGTAAAATAAAAATCAACTCAGGTGCTTCATCGATCGATATTAAGGTTCCCCAGGAGTTTGCCTGCGAAGTGAATACAAGCACAGTCCTTTCCTCTAAAGACCTTGAAGGTTTTAACAAGGTCGGTAACGGAACCTATGTTACACCTGATTTTTCTGACAAAACTAAAAATATTGTCATTGAAGTTGAGGCTGCTGTTTCGAGCCTTAATGTTGAGCGCTACTAA
- a CDS encoding TonB-dependent receptor: MKRLILAAHLLLISTLSFSQTGTIKGFIYDKASGEPVIFTNVYLYQTSYGSATDVNGYFIITKVPAGDYTLMVTYLGYDTLRIPVSLQAGGVIAKQLYMQGSAINLETINISAEYQEARTETKTSVVKITPKDIGQIPSIGGQPDLAQYLQVMPGVVFTGDQGGELYIRGGSPIQNKVLLDGVTVYKAFHSIGLFSVFETDIIRNADVYTGGFGAEYGGRISSVMDITTRDGNRQRFAGKIGASTFGANLLLEGPFKKAKENGGGSTGFILSAKGSFLEQSSKLFYNYIDTAGLPFNFIDLYGKISVQAANGSKINFYGFHYRDKVDGYKALSDFNWHSTGVGTNFLVIPGRSSFIMEGHIAYSDYTISLAEETSPERTSSISGFDVGLDFTYFLGKDELKFGIEQIGSSTDYTFENAAKIEIKQAENTTEIGLYAKYKLTAGKFLIEPSFRLQWYASLSTASPEPRLAIKYNVTNHFRLKFAGGLYSQNLISARSDRDVVNLFYGILSGPDNLPDYFDGHLRKHALQKATHLILGTELDISGKISVNFEAYYKIFNQLTNLNRNKIYDEDKSPEKPGLLKEDFILEKGDAYGLDITLKYDQRRFYFWIVYSYAFVNRYYEDIDSVLQHYYPHFDRRNNINLVGTYRFGSQMTWELSARWNFGSGFPFTQTQGYYEKVSFDNGIYSDYISNNGELGIIYGDLNEGRLPTYHRLDVNFKKRFYLSEVSKIDIDLSLVNVYKRKNVFYRDRITGEIVNQLPFMPSLGITWTF; encoded by the coding sequence ATGAAACGCCTTATTCTTGCTGCCCATTTGCTTCTCATCTCTACACTTTCATTCAGTCAGACAGGTACGATAAAAGGTTTTATATATGACAAAGCTTCCGGTGAGCCGGTCATTTTCACCAATGTGTATCTTTATCAGACTTCTTATGGATCTGCGACTGACGTAAACGGTTATTTTATTATTACGAAAGTACCTGCAGGGGATTATACACTTATGGTGACATACCTTGGATATGACACTTTAAGAATACCGGTTAGTCTTCAGGCAGGAGGTGTTATTGCCAAACAGCTTTATATGCAGGGATCTGCCATTAATTTGGAAACCATAAACATTTCAGCTGAATACCAGGAAGCCAGGACCGAGACGAAAACTTCTGTCGTGAAGATAACCCCAAAAGATATTGGCCAGATCCCTTCAATCGGAGGTCAGCCCGACCTCGCCCAATACCTGCAGGTGATGCCCGGGGTGGTTTTTACCGGGGACCAGGGAGGCGAATTATACATCCGTGGCGGGTCACCCATCCAGAACAAAGTCCTGCTGGATGGTGTGACGGTTTATAAAGCATTTCATTCAATCGGATTATTCAGCGTTTTTGAAACTGATATTATCCGGAATGCTGATGTGTATACCGGTGGATTCGGCGCAGAATACGGAGGCCGGATATCATCGGTGATGGACATTACAACACGGGACGGAAACCGGCAAAGGTTTGCAGGAAAAATCGGGGCGAGTACTTTCGGTGCCAACCTGCTGTTAGAGGGCCCGTTTAAAAAGGCGAAAGAAAATGGTGGAGGCAGCACGGGATTTATCCTTTCTGCTAAAGGATCATTCCTTGAGCAAAGTTCTAAGTTATTCTACAATTATATCGATACAGCAGGCCTGCCTTTTAATTTCATTGACCTGTACGGGAAAATATCTGTTCAGGCAGCCAACGGGAGTAAGATCAATTTTTATGGTTTTCATTACCGAGATAAAGTCGATGGATATAAAGCCCTTTCCGATTTTAACTGGCACAGCACGGGCGTAGGTACAAATTTCCTCGTTATTCCTGGAAGATCATCTTTTATAATGGAAGGGCATATTGCCTATTCGGATTATACGATATCTCTCGCCGAAGAAACCAGTCCGGAAAGAACCAGTTCTATTTCAGGCTTTGATGTCGGACTTGATTTTACTTACTTCCTGGGCAAAGATGAACTTAAATTCGGTATTGAACAAATTGGTTCCAGCACGGATTATACCTTTGAAAATGCGGCCAAAATTGAAATCAAACAGGCGGAAAATACAACTGAGATCGGCCTTTATGCCAAATATAAACTTACGGCCGGTAAGTTTCTGATTGAACCGAGTTTCAGGCTCCAATGGTATGCTTCTTTATCCACTGCTTCCCCGGAACCCAGGCTGGCAATCAAATACAATGTCACTAACCATTTCAGGCTGAAATTCGCAGGCGGGCTTTATTCCCAGAACCTGATCAGTGCCCGTTCCGACAGGGATGTGGTTAATTTGTTTTATGGTATTCTTTCAGGACCTGATAATTTACCGGATTATTTTGACGGGCACCTCAGAAAACATGCCCTGCAAAAAGCGACCCACCTGATCCTCGGGACAGAGCTTGATATTAGCGGGAAAATATCTGTTAATTTTGAAGCTTATTACAAAATATTCAACCAGTTAACTAATTTAAATCGCAATAAGATTTATGACGAGGATAAATCTCCTGAAAAACCTGGTTTGCTCAAAGAAGATTTCATCTTAGAAAAAGGTGATGCATATGGATTAGATATAACCCTGAAGTATGACCAACGAAGGTTTTATTTCTGGATAGTTTACTCTTATGCATTTGTGAATCGTTATTATGAAGATATTGACAGTGTTCTTCAGCATTACTACCCTCACTTCGATCGCCGAAACAATATAAACCTGGTAGGAACTTATCGTTTTGGCTCCCAAATGACATGGGAACTCAGTGCCAGGTGGAACTTTGGCTCGGGATTTCCATTTACCCAGACGCAGGGATACTATGAAAAAGTCTCATTTGATAATGGCATCTATTCTGATTATATTTCCAACAATGGAGAACTTGGCATTATTTACGGCGATCTTAATGAAGGCAGGTTGCCTACTTACCATCGGCTCGACGTGAATTTTAAAAAGAGATTTTACCTGAGCGAAGTATCAAAGATTGATATCGATCTCAGCCTGGTGAATGTATATAAGCGGAAAAATGTGTTTTACCGTGACCGGATCACCGGCGAAATCGTCAATCAGTTGCCATTTATGCCCAGCCTGGGTATTACCTGGACCTTCTAA